In Phaseolus vulgaris cultivar G19833 chromosome 3, P. vulgaris v2.0, whole genome shotgun sequence, the sequence TCTTCATTACAAGCACCgcattttgaattttctttcCCAACAGTTCCTGTTGCGTGGAGATTTTGAATCTATTACCCTCTATTTTTGCTCTACAGATTCTGAAGGACTTATTGGTATGGATTGATAATAGTCTTGGGCCATGGGGTCCACTTGCTCTGTAagtctatttttattattgaccACTAAAATTTCGACTTGGTGATTATCaccatttgtttttaaaatctcATAATAGTGATACTTGTTTCTATCATGTAATTGCTTTAGTTTGGGGTGCAATTTGTAAAGGTCATCTTTACAGGAGATTGTCATGTGCTTTCATTCATGATAGGCTTTATGCTATTCATAGTATCATGGAAAGGAATTCAAATGGgcatattaaaatatatcaaGATAACAACGGACTTGAATACGTGAATTTGTCAACCCATGTTTGTTTGGTCATTTTCAGGATAGCTGTTTACATTCCATTGACTGTCTTGGCAGTTCCAGCCTCTGTACTTACTGTAAGAATATTTGATTCCTCAATTTGTACTTCATAGGAATATGGAATTCTCAATTACCTGTATAAGAACTGTGGCCTGTCTGCATTTACGCTAATAATTGttctttaaaatattgtttggtATTTGCGATTCTTACCTTTATGAActtgtaaatttttaaattgaattcaTCAGGGTTACCATTTACCTGTTTAAGTTCTACAAATTAGTTGACATTGTTGCATTATACTATTAGTTTTACTATAAAGTATATTTGTGTCCACAATTTGATGTATGTTCCAAACACCTCCATTACTTCTTAAATGATTCGTTTATAATTTCTATTGTATAACAAAGGTTTGCATTATAAACAGTTTACTCATTGCTTTACATCTCCTTTGCAATACAACTGATGAAGAAGTAAACTTAATCAACCAAAGGCAGAAATAATTTGTTGAGTCACTTTACCTGATACTTTTTGTTCAGCTTGGGGGTGGTTATCTATTTGGCCTTCCAATTGGCTTCATTGCTGACTCTATTGGTTCAACTGTTGGTGCAGTAGCTGCATTCCTTCTTGGTAGAACAGTAAGTTTTCTAGTTTTAcatttattagtattttttcaaattaaagaaaaatagagTTATGGCATGATTGATTCACTTTTCAGTTTCCTAGTTGCTATggcaaaaattataaatttaagtttttctCAAGTATTACAATATGCCCTTTATCCGTTAGCCTTTCTTCATTTGCATTATTCTTGAAATTTTCTCAGCCTTTCAATTGTGCTGCTTCTTGGTCCACTTGTTTCTGtattatgataaatttatttccTTCCTGGGGTTATTAGTATAGTTTTCTATCTATGCAGATTGGGAAATCACTTGTTGTTTCAAGGTTAAAGGATTATCCTCAGTTTAGATCAGTAACAATTGCAATTCAGAAATCTGGCTTTAAGGTTTGTAGATCCAATAATTGAATGATTTTCTTACATGTCTAACACTCagtaataacttttttttttaagttttcataCTTTTGatgtttattttataatgttCCATTTGTTTCTATCTTGTTTTGTCCTTTTGGAATTCTTGTTTCTGAAATGGCTCAAGAAGAGTAAGTGTATCATGAAGTTATGTATACTATGGAATGTCTGAAATTACGGTGTATAAGTTTGATTGCCTGTTAAAACAAACAAGAAAGGCTATTATTATGTATACTAATAATTGCTTAGGAAGGTTATTATCGTGCTAGAATTTTGCTTAATCACATTTATATTATATcgtgttaattttttaattttttctcaattgaatcTCTGAATGTTTTAATTTCTCTGTCTTTACAGATTTTGATACTCCTTCGGCTTGCTCCTTTTGTACCATTTAACTTGTTAAATTACTTCCTGTCTGTGACTCCTGTTCCATTAGGGGAATACACACTGACTTCCTGGTTAGGAATGATGGTATCTTCTTTATCTCTGATCAATTATATGTAGGGGGCTTTACCCTTAGCAATGAATTTCTGTTTCTATGGCCTGACTTGGCCTGTTTACTATAAAGGTCATGctaaatttttgaaataaaagcctattaaaataaaaaaaggccAGGCTTAGgctataaaaaaattctatcaGGCATGCAAGATTAGCTTGTCAATTTCTGTTGTAGACTTTTGCTTCTTGTGGATGAGTATGAACTTATTAAACATGGTTTGGATGGATACCATGTTTGATGGACAATGGTTTTTTACATTTCTATTCCTATAATTAATAGTAGTTGAGTTTTTGAATTATCTCATAATATGTTTGGTAGTAATGATctcaataaaatttaattatttactttttgGAGAGGACCACAACTCAACATgtctatttttaattgaatgacttattgcttatttttttatattaatattagtcttacaaaaattgaaataatttaggTGATGAAGAAGGTCCACTAGCCTTTTATAGAACAAGTCACGTTAATTGGTTTTCAGGCAGGCCAGACCAAACTTTAAAACAAGTCAGGCAAAGGCTTAAAAGATAGTCTACTTTAAATAAATAGGCCAAATCTGACATGTTCCACTCCTAGTTACAAAATTAAAACTTGCTAAAAATTAATTGGATTTTCTTGTGGTAGCATGCTGTATTCGGAAAAAAGTTTGTCTTAAATGTTTtcaatattaaattatgaaagaatatgatttataaaagaagaaatatattTGAATGTTGAGTTTTATGTCCACTCTTGTTTATAATCACATATTAGGGTACAATGAAATCAATCATAAATACATAAGAACACATCAAACCCTTAAATTGTTGTACTGCATCCTTGGTGGACAACTATTTCcatatttaaaatgtattaaatatGACAATTCCCTCTCAAGCTAGAGCTTATATGTCATATTAGCCTAGTTTGTCACTGATGTAGTCAATATGAGAGCCTATAAGGGATTTAATAGACATGTTGGTCAACTGGTTGCTTGAGTTGACAAAGTAAATTGTGGTTTCCTCTTAAAGCACCTTCTCTCTTGCAATTTACTAAGTGAAAATCTATTTGTGTTTGGTCCATTCATGGAAGATTGGACTTGATGCAATGTGAAGTGCAATTTGATTGTCGCAGATAACTTTTGTTAGTTGTTGGAATAGTTGCCTGAGCCACGTAATCTTGCATGCAATTGTTATCGTAGCACAATATTCAACTTTGACTTGAGATCTAGCAACTATGCTCTACTTCTTATGCCCAAATCATATTACCTCCAATATGAAAACGATACCCAGAACTAGATCTCTTATATGATAGTGGTCCTACCTGTCAGCATCACAATAACAAGTGATATTTTGGCATTGCCTTTATGTTCATACAGAGTAGTCCTTTTCcttattcattttttatgtaCTGAAGACTACATATGACATCTCATTGACTCACCACAGTGAGATAACTGTGTAGGCTTACATGTTTTTTATGGGTCTTCTTAACCTGGATTAAGCTTAATATTACTAGGATGACAATCTAGTGTATTGGCTTTAGTTAGAATACCAAAACTTCAATCCTAAAAAGTATTTGCAAGGTCTAGAGTCTTTTGTCTGAGATTAATTGAAAAGGTTGGTTTTGAGTTATTGAGTATCATTTATGTCATCCATAAACAAGATAACTGCATTTGCCAAAAGGAGAATGAATGGAGAAAATGAGTTGTGCTGCATTGTACTAAGGCAGAGCTAAAAACAACTACACTAGACACAAGAAACTATAGTGAGAATGAAGTTGACAAATAAAGCAAGAGTCACTAGACTTTGTTAAACCTATTGGCTGATTCATACAAACTTCATCCTATAATTCACCACAAAGAagacaatttaaaaatcaattggTGAAAGGCCAATAGTATGTAAACCATgtcaagaaagaaaagaacaaaagTATCATTTTTGTCTAATCTTTCCCATATATATCTATCGATAGCCAACAATAGTCGtgtcaattttagaaacaaaggCTGAGTTTAAGAGAGAGGGTAAGtttgaaagattttcaaaattggATGAGGTATTTACTTTGAATCAAAGATAAAACATTCAAGAAACTTGTATGATTTTAAAGAAATGTCAAGATAATGTTCATTGGCTTCAATTTTAGAGAACACTTGTTTTAGCTCAAAAATCAAATTTGTAGAGGTagtaagaaaaagagaaacacGAAGAATTATATTGGTTCCCTCTCACAACTAAACTACGTCTATTTGTCTAACAACCCTTATTAGAACAACTAACATTTCAAAGTTTTACAAGATTTTTTACAACCTCTTGTGAAACCCTATCATAAGAATCACCTTGACCACCTTGGTCAACAACTTACACACAATAATGTAGTAAAAAAGAACATGATTACCCGGACAAACTCTTGAAAGAGACATAAAAAAACAAGGACACAAAGGTAACCTTCAAGATGATTCTTTAACCAATTATCTTCATGTTTTTTGATCTTGTAAAGGTACctagaaatatattttctatagCTTTTGAGTTCTCCTTAGGTATTTGATATATTCAAATACTTTCTCAATTTGATTCAGTGAAACTAGTTTGAGATAGCTTCTATATATAATTGATAGGATTAAttcattaaaattgaattaaatccATTAAAATGTTTCTCACACACTATATAAGAGCATTTTAATGGATTAATTCGAGTATTTAACCAGTTAAaatctttaaagaaagtgtctTCAAgtgattttaattgattaaaacttgttttaatcaattaaatgcGAGACCTTGCAAAAGCTCAAGTTCATTACAAACTTTCTAACCCACTTAACCTTTAACCAAACAATCCAAATTGATTTAACTAAAATATTCTTCAAGTTGCTGGAAAAATAGTcaacagataaagaaacaagtTCATAAGTGCCAGTAGAGTGTAAAGTCATCATTTCATCCATTGCCCAACGCCAATTGGAATTAGCCAAGACTTCACTTGTAGACTTATGAATAAGCACAAAATCCAAAGAAAAGGCAGGAGaaataagaaatataaaattttatatttaaagtacaaacatataGAGGAGTAGGATTGTGAGAGAACCATATACCTTTTTGCAGTGCAGAGGAAAGCTTTGGTGCAAGTGACATAAACAAAATGGAAATTGAAATTGTTGATGAGGCTGGAGGGTCAACTGAGGAATTACCACTACAATCTATTTCGTCATTGGTAAGTAAGAAAAGGAGGTGGGGTACAGGCAACAATTGAAGTCAAAACAATCGGTGAAATATTCAAAGGGTCCACAAAGAAAATAGTATCTAGTACAACAAAATAGGAGATGAAAAGGCAAGTATAAAAAGGGATGTTAGTAAAAATGATGTCATTAAAGTTGAGGACAAAAACAACAATAGCTCTTTTGGAGGAGTGAGTAACCCAAATAAGGGAATTCAAGAGATTTTGCAAAGTTATCTTTACCTAGAATGAGGTCATGAATAAAACTTGTGCATCCAAATGGGGTAATGTTCTATTGTGGTTACAAAGTAGCTTGGGGAATTTGATTGTGAAGAGTAGAGGAAGGAAAAAAGTTGTTTCAATTACTTTTAATGAGAAACGTTGTTGGGTTACTCAAATGAGCGTACTAGGGAGAGTCAGTACCTAACTTAGGAATGTGGATCCGATGAGTTTTGAGTCATGAGTCAATCCATATATAAGAGACCTTGATACCATCTTCAACCCAAAATCTTAAGACATTAGGTTTGTGGGTCTTTCTTATATATTTCTCATCTCACTCATTTCCACTAAATGTAGGACTCTTGACGCCACACTCAAATTCCTCACAAATGTATCACCCTAAAGTGAAAAGGAACAttgacttataaggtgaggtttgcacccacttatattgACACACCCCCTCACACTAAGACTGTCAACTTGTGTGTGAAACTATATTAATGAATGGTCCGATAGTGAGTGACCTGGTAAGTCCAACAAACTCTCGTTAGAATAGACtataaatgactctgataccatattaagaagtgaactttaagcctaactcaactttataaaatcggcttataaggtaaggtttgcacccacttatatattataaaatatccttatttctagtcgatgtgggatcttcaaCCGTGAAGAAGGCATGAACAATTTCAATCATGTGTAGATTCGTTCTTTCAGCAATAATGTTTAATGTTTAGCTACTACGTGTGAGCACTAATGTTTGATGAATAATAATCTCTTGTGAAGTCAAAGAGACTAGAAATTGGGAAGACAATTATTCACAAGAATGATTTGTGCACAATTTTAAGAAAAGCTTGAAATGTAGAGAAAAACCAAATTGATCTTGAATTTAGTAGAGAAAAGCTTGAAATgtagaaaaaaatcaaaacaaatttttattaagaataaCCAAATGCAatggaaaaaaatatcaaagaaaGTGACAAAAATAATAGTAGCTT encodes:
- the LOC137806845 gene encoding uncharacterized protein isoform X1: MSFTWTSALNITLLLLLVAAIVVGFLTLPVDKILKDLLVWIDNSLGPWGPLALIAVYIPLTVLAVPASVLTLGGGYLFGLPIGFIADSIGSTVGAVAAFLLGRTIGKSLVVSRLKDYPQFRSVTIAIQKSGFKILILLRLAPFVPFNLLNYFLSVTPVPLGEYTLTSWLGMMPITLALVYVGTTLKDISDVTRGWGEFSKTHLPWIISGLVISVVLMIWVTKVAKSALDKALAECEDMDDSASSPELSIATEPSVDLNQPLINKTDQDEENQKM
- the LOC137806845 gene encoding uncharacterized protein isoform X4, which produces MSFTWTSALNITLLLLLVAAIVVGFLTLPVDKILKDLLVWIDNSLGPWGPLALIAVYIPLTVLAVPASVLTLGGGYLFGLPIGFIADSIGSTVGAVAAFLLGRTIGKSLVVSRLKDYPQFRSVTIAIQKSGFKILILLRLAPFVPFNLLNYFLSVTPVPLGEYTLTSWLGMMPITLALVYVGTTLKDISDVTRGWGEFSKTHLPWIISGLVISEV
- the LOC137806845 gene encoding uncharacterized protein isoform X3, which codes for MSFTWTSALNITLLLLLVAAIVVGFLTLPVDKILKDLLVWIDNSLGPWGPLALIAVYIPLTVLAVPASVLTLGGGYLFGLPIGFIADSIGSTVGAVAAFLLGRTIGKSLVVSRLKDYPQFRSVTIAIQKSGFKILILLRLAPFVPFNLLNYFLSVTPVPLGEYTLTSWLGMMPITLALVYVGTTLKDISDVTRGWGEFSKTHLPWIISGLVISVPGRRK